The following proteins are co-located in the Labrys monachus genome:
- a CDS encoding amidohydrolase family protein: MPDFPIIDAHVHLYDPAAIRFDWMRHDPLLNKPHGLAEFERLTAGVEVDGVVFVEVDAAEGGHVDEARWVEAEIGGDKRLRGMVACAPLHKGAAVEGDLEALAALPHVRGIRWLLQKYVDSPGWALQPSFVEGVRLLPRFGLSFDLCIFHPQLKDAIALVRACPEVRFVMDHIAKPGIKAHLFEPWASDLKALAQEPNVECKISGVATEADHAAWTEEQISPYIRHAIDCFGFERVMFGGDWPVSEHAIRYAHWVGIVDRVCAGASRDEIERLYRGNATRFYRL, encoded by the coding sequence ATGCCCGATTTCCCCATCATCGACGCCCATGTCCACCTCTATGACCCCGCCGCCATCCGCTTCGACTGGATGCGGCACGACCCGCTCCTCAACAAGCCCCACGGCCTTGCCGAGTTCGAGCGCCTGACGGCCGGCGTCGAGGTCGACGGCGTCGTCTTCGTCGAAGTCGACGCGGCCGAAGGCGGCCATGTCGACGAGGCGCGCTGGGTCGAGGCCGAGATCGGCGGCGACAAGCGCCTGAGGGGCATGGTCGCCTGCGCTCCGCTCCACAAGGGCGCCGCCGTCGAGGGCGACCTGGAGGCGCTCGCCGCCCTGCCGCATGTCCGGGGCATACGCTGGCTGCTGCAGAAATATGTCGATTCGCCCGGCTGGGCCCTTCAGCCCTCCTTCGTCGAAGGCGTCAGGCTTCTCCCGCGTTTCGGCCTGTCCTTCGACCTGTGCATCTTCCACCCGCAGCTGAAGGATGCGATCGCGCTCGTCCGGGCCTGCCCGGAGGTGCGCTTCGTCATGGACCATATCGCCAAGCCCGGCATCAAGGCCCATCTGTTCGAGCCGTGGGCGAGCGACCTCAAGGCCCTGGCGCAGGAGCCCAACGTCGAATGCAAGATCTCGGGCGTCGCGACCGAGGCCGACCACGCCGCCTGGACCGAGGAACAGATCAGCCCCTATATCCGCCACGCCATCGACTGCTTCGGCTTCGAGCGCGTGATGTTCGGCGGCGACTGGCCGGTCTCCGAGCACGCGATCCGCTATGCGCACTGGGTCGGCATCGTCGACCGCGTCTGCGCGGGGGCCTCGCGGGACGAGATCGAAAGGCTCTATCGCGGCAATGCGACCCGCTTCTACCGGCTTTGA
- the rpmF gene encoding 50S ribosomal protein L32, which produces MAVPKRKTSRMKRGFRRSADALKAPTYVEDKDSGELRRPHHVDLKTGMYRGRQILTQKSDA; this is translated from the coding sequence ATGGCTGTTCCGAAGCGAAAAACCTCCCGTATGAAGCGCGGCTTCCGTCGTTCCGCCGATGCGCTCAAGGCCCCGACCTATGTCGAGGACAAGGATTCGGGCGAATTGCGCCGTCCGCATCATGTCGATCTGAAGACCGGCATGTATCGCGGTCGCCAGATCCTCACGCAGAAGTCGGACGCCTGA
- a CDS encoding cupin domain-containing protein gives MPGNVTSQAVIAGTAQREREGWDDASRGNASWFTLFCADRTPTSAMSAGIMELSPAGGILEPHRHRQAEIYFVAEGTGILTIDGVETRISAGTAAFIPGDAEHSLRNDSAALLRIFYVFPTDRFADVVYRFPGEGD, from the coding sequence ATGCCTGGGAACGTGACATCGCAAGCCGTCATTGCCGGGACCGCCCAGCGCGAGCGGGAGGGCTGGGACGACGCCTCGCGGGGCAATGCCTCCTGGTTCACGCTGTTCTGCGCCGACAGGACGCCGACATCGGCCATGAGCGCCGGCATCATGGAGCTTTCCCCGGCCGGCGGCATCCTCGAGCCGCACCGGCATCGGCAGGCCGAAATCTACTTCGTCGCCGAAGGGACGGGCATCCTGACGATCGACGGCGTGGAGACGAGGATCTCCGCCGGCACGGCCGCCTTCATCCCCGGCGATGCCGAACATTCCCTGCGCAACGATTCGGCCGCCCTCCTCAGGATATTCTACGTCTTCCCCACCGATCGCTTCGCGGACGTGGTGTACCGCTTCCCGGGCGAAGGCGACTGA
- a CDS encoding Gfo/Idh/MocA family protein, translating into MPKKDDRRLKVGVLGCGPIAQAAHFESCTKARNADLHAICDVAPDLLERMAWTHKPERTFSDYAAMLADPELDAVIVATSDAFHVPASIAALEAGKHVLCEKPIGTGVEEIETLRRAVAASGKVLQVGHMKRFDAGLEAARDFIDAEMGRMLALKAWYCDSTHRYPMTDAVQPLIVTSSRARKPAGDPKADLERYYMLAHGSHLVDTARYFGGEIVEVEARFLERFGARCWFVDVAFADGALGHLDLTVAVRMDWHEGFQIYGENGSVVGKTYNPWYYKTSEVDIFREKDAVTTRVLGADGHFYRRQLEGFASVVLDGAPMRGADIEDGAASVRAMIAIARSAEAGRPVRLADVSGDL; encoded by the coding sequence TTGCCGAAGAAGGATGACCGCCGCCTGAAGGTCGGCGTGCTCGGGTGCGGGCCGATCGCCCAGGCCGCCCATTTCGAGAGCTGCACCAAGGCGCGCAACGCCGATCTCCATGCCATCTGCGACGTCGCGCCGGATCTGCTGGAGCGCATGGCCTGGACGCACAAGCCCGAGCGGACCTTTTCCGACTACGCCGCCATGCTGGCGGACCCCGAGCTCGACGCCGTGATCGTCGCCACCTCCGACGCCTTCCACGTGCCGGCCTCGATCGCCGCGCTGGAGGCCGGCAAGCACGTCCTGTGCGAAAAGCCGATCGGCACCGGCGTCGAGGAGATCGAGACGCTGCGCCGCGCCGTCGCCGCCAGCGGCAAGGTGCTGCAGGTCGGCCATATGAAGCGCTTCGACGCAGGGCTGGAGGCCGCCAGGGACTTCATCGACGCCGAAATGGGCCGGATGCTCGCCCTCAAGGCCTGGTATTGCGATTCGACCCACCGCTACCCCATGACGGACGCCGTCCAGCCCCTGATCGTGACCAGCAGCCGGGCCCGCAAGCCGGCCGGCGACCCGAAGGCCGACCTCGAGCGCTATTACATGCTCGCCCATGGCAGCCACCTCGTCGACACCGCCCGCTATTTCGGCGGCGAGATCGTGGAAGTCGAGGCGCGCTTCCTGGAACGCTTCGGCGCGCGCTGCTGGTTCGTCGACGTCGCCTTCGCCGACGGCGCGCTCGGCCATCTCGATCTCACCGTCGCCGTGCGCATGGACTGGCACGAGGGCTTCCAGATCTATGGCGAGAATGGCAGCGTGGTCGGCAAGACCTATAATCCCTGGTACTACAAGACCAGCGAGGTCGACATCTTCCGCGAGAAGGACGCCGTGACGACGCGCGTCCTCGGCGCGGACGGCCATTTCTACCGCCGCCAGCTCGAAGGCTTCGCCAGCGTCGTCCTCGACGGCGCGCCGATGCGGGGCGCGGACATCGAGGACGGCGCCGCCTCGGTCCGGGCGATGATCGCCATCGCCCGCTCCGCCGAGGCCGGCCGGCCCGTCCGCCTGGCGGATGTCTCGGGAGACCTGTGA
- the glsA gene encoding glutaminase A yields the protein MNIAPPDHRDELQFILDDVYRRGLDQRDGALADYIPELARVEPESFGIAIATAKGKVYAVGDAEVAFTIQSVSKAFGYCLAIEQIGRAQVLQRVGVEPSGDAFNAIEFDPHTRRPYNPMVNAGAITVAGILHDRFGDGAFDFMMDRFSRAAGRPLGFDEKVYRSESETGHRNRAIAHLLLAGGIISEAVEAIVDLYFRQCSILVTAVDLARMGATLANMGENPMTGDQVFELQAVRDTQAVMFSCGMYDYSGNWIYDIGIPAKSGVGGGIVGVVNRQLGIGTYSPRLDRKGNSVRGVAAVAALSDELGLHAFDCTNVGSSLLGRFIT from the coding sequence ATGAACATCGCGCCGCCCGACCATAGAGACGAGCTGCAATTTATATTGGACGACGTCTATCGGCGCGGGCTGGATCAACGCGACGGTGCGCTCGCCGATTATATTCCGGAGCTGGCGCGGGTCGAGCCGGAATCTTTCGGCATCGCGATCGCGACCGCCAAGGGCAAGGTGTACGCCGTCGGCGACGCGGAGGTGGCGTTCACGATCCAGTCGGTGTCGAAGGCGTTCGGCTACTGTCTCGCCATCGAGCAGATCGGCCGGGCCCAGGTGCTGCAGCGCGTCGGCGTCGAGCCGAGCGGCGATGCCTTCAACGCCATCGAGTTCGATCCCCATACGCGCCGCCCCTATAATCCGATGGTGAATGCGGGCGCCATCACGGTGGCCGGCATTCTCCACGACCGGTTCGGCGATGGCGCCTTCGATTTCATGATGGACCGCTTCTCGCGCGCCGCCGGGCGGCCGCTCGGCTTCGACGAGAAGGTCTACCGCTCCGAATCGGAGACCGGGCACAGGAACCGGGCGATCGCCCATCTGCTGCTAGCCGGCGGCATCATCTCGGAAGCGGTCGAGGCGATCGTCGATCTCTATTTCCGGCAGTGCTCGATCCTGGTGACAGCGGTCGACCTCGCCCGCATGGGCGCGACGCTCGCCAATATGGGCGAGAACCCGATGACCGGCGACCAGGTCTTCGAGCTGCAGGCCGTGCGGGATACCCAGGCCGTGATGTTCTCCTGCGGCATGTACGACTATTCCGGCAATTGGATCTACGACATCGGCATTCCCGCCAAGAGCGGCGTCGGCGGCGGCATCGTCGGCGTGGTCAACCGCCAGCTCGGCATCGGCACCTATTCGCCGCGCCTCGACCGCAAGGGCAATTCGGTGCGCGGGGTCGCCGCCGTCGCCGCGCTCTCGGACGAGCTCGGGCTGCACGCTTTCGACTGCACCAATGTGGGGTCGTCCCTGCTCGGCCGCTTCATCACCTGA
- a CDS encoding transglycosylase domain-containing protein, translating to MLGILLLCAIPFALTLVYAVVPPVSVPMLERYAAGQPVDRRWTALQDIAPVARFSVMASEDGRFCRHWGVDIDAISLVLEQSGDEGPSRGASTIAMQTAKNLYLWPLPTLVRKVFEIPLALWINLVWQKRRTLEVYLNIAEWGDGLYGIEAASQHYFRKPASRLNPREAALLAVALPNPIRRDAGSPSRRLRNLAALIVHRARNSAGYFDCVK from the coding sequence TTGCTCGGCATCCTCCTCCTGTGCGCGATTCCCTTCGCGCTCACGCTCGTCTATGCGGTGGTGCCGCCGGTTTCCGTGCCGATGCTCGAGCGCTATGCCGCCGGCCAGCCGGTCGACCGGCGCTGGACGGCGCTGCAGGACATCGCGCCTGTCGCCCGCTTCTCGGTGATGGCGTCCGAAGACGGCCGCTTCTGCCGTCATTGGGGCGTCGATATCGACGCGATCTCGCTGGTGCTGGAGCAAAGCGGCGACGAAGGCCCCTCGCGCGGGGCCTCGACCATCGCCATGCAGACGGCCAAGAACCTCTATCTGTGGCCGCTGCCGACGCTCGTCCGCAAGGTCTTCGAAATTCCGCTGGCGCTGTGGATCAACCTCGTCTGGCAGAAGCGGCGCACGCTCGAAGTCTATCTCAACATCGCCGAATGGGGCGACGGCCTCTACGGCATCGAGGCCGCCTCGCAGCATTATTTCCGCAAGCCCGCCAGCCGCCTCAATCCGCGCGAGGCGGCGCTGCTGGCGGTGGCGCTGCCCAATCCGATCCGCCGGGACGCCGGCTCGCCCAGCCGGCGCCTGCGCAACCTCGCGGCCCTGATCGTCCACCGCGCCCGCAACTCGGCGGGCTATTTCGATTGCGTGAAGTGA
- a CDS encoding helix-turn-helix transcriptional regulator, whose product MDTRPATHDNRRRAFAAFLRSRRERLAPEDVGLPPGLRRRTPGLRREEVALLAGVGTTWYTWLEQGRDVRPSREVLSALAKALRLDPTETRHLFLLDDRAPPETRRSGPEIVPVPLLRMLDSMRGQPAYVLGRRWDVLAWNRAAVAVFGDYERLDGDARNIMHMVFADPDHRRRMVDWDGLAPASLAMFRADSVRYAGDPDFERLIAILKAASREFRAWWPKQEVLRPFGGHKRIDHPGAGRMVFEYTSLAVAEQPDMKLVAYTPLEEEQTIGKLDRLLASLDGRPEARGAAPRDMPSPGRRLTRPPA is encoded by the coding sequence ATGGACACCCGGCCCGCCACGCACGACAATCGCCGCCGCGCCTTTGCGGCGTTCCTGCGCAGCCGCCGCGAAAGGCTGGCGCCGGAGGATGTCGGCTTGCCGCCGGGGCTGCGGCGGCGCACGCCGGGCCTGCGGCGCGAAGAGGTGGCGCTGCTCGCGGGCGTCGGCACCACCTGGTACACATGGCTCGAACAGGGGCGGGACGTGCGCCCGTCGCGCGAGGTGCTGTCGGCGCTCGCCAAGGCGCTGCGGCTCGACCCGACCGAGACACGGCATCTGTTCCTGCTCGATGACCGGGCACCGCCCGAAACGCGCCGCTCCGGGCCGGAAATCGTGCCGGTGCCGCTCCTGCGCATGCTCGACAGCATGCGGGGCCAGCCGGCCTATGTGCTCGGCCGCCGCTGGGACGTCCTGGCCTGGAACCGGGCGGCGGTCGCCGTGTTCGGCGACTATGAACGGCTCGACGGCGATGCACGCAATATCATGCATATGGTGTTCGCCGACCCGGACCACCGCCGGAGGATGGTGGATTGGGACGGGCTGGCGCCGGCCTCGCTCGCCATGTTCCGGGCCGACAGCGTCCGCTATGCCGGCGATCCGGATTTCGAGCGGCTCATCGCCATCCTGAAGGCGGCGAGCCGGGAATTCCGCGCCTGGTGGCCGAAGCAGGAGGTGCTGCGGCCCTTCGGCGGCCACAAGCGCATCGACCACCCGGGCGCCGGACGCATGGTGTTCGAATATACCAGCCTGGCCGTCGCCGAGCAGCCCGACATGAAGCTCGTCGCCTACACGCCGCTCGAGGAGGAGCAGACGATCGGCAAGCTCGACCGGCTGCTGGCATCGCTCGACGGCCGGCCGGAGGCACGCGGCGCGGCCCCCCGGGACATGCCGTCTCCCGGTCGGCGCCTCACCCGCCCTCCTGCGTGA
- a CDS encoding SDR family oxidoreductase, with product MSPQHTVIAGGSSGIGLATAEMLLDAGHRVSVTGRRVERLHEAATRLGGRAQAVAMDAADPDGVRRAFEGIGPFDHLVLALGSAKGAGPFASVDLGEVRQGFAEKVFPHFATAQAALPLLAAGGSITFVAAVTAHAAMPGTAGIGAANAAVAALVPILAAELKPVRVNGVSPGVIDTPWWDFLAADVKASVFADYAAKTPVGRVGTADDVARTIAFLIANSFMSGAVIVCDGGLRLGG from the coding sequence ATGTCACCACAGCACACCGTCATCGCCGGCGGCTCGTCCGGCATCGGCCTCGCCACTGCGGAAATGCTCCTCGATGCCGGCCACCGGGTCAGCGTCACCGGCCGCCGCGTCGAGCGGCTGCACGAGGCCGCGACGCGGCTCGGCGGCCGGGCGCAGGCCGTCGCCATGGATGCGGCGGACCCGGACGGCGTGAGGCGCGCCTTCGAGGGCATCGGTCCCTTCGATCATCTCGTGCTGGCGCTCGGGTCCGCCAAGGGAGCGGGGCCGTTCGCATCGGTCGACCTCGGCGAGGTGCGGCAGGGCTTCGCGGAGAAGGTCTTTCCGCATTTCGCCACGGCGCAGGCGGCGCTGCCCCTGCTTGCGGCGGGCGGCAGCATCACCTTCGTCGCCGCCGTCACCGCCCATGCGGCGATGCCGGGAACCGCCGGCATCGGCGCGGCCAATGCGGCCGTCGCGGCGCTGGTGCCGATCCTCGCCGCCGAGCTCAAGCCGGTCAGGGTCAATGGCGTGTCGCCCGGGGTGATCGACACGCCGTGGTGGGATTTCCTCGCCGCCGACGTCAAGGCATCCGTCTTCGCCGATTATGCCGCGAAGACGCCGGTCGGCCGGGTCGGCACAGCCGACGACGTCGCGCGGACCATCGCCTTCCTCATCGCCAACAGCTTCATGTCGGGCGCGGTGATCGTCTGCGACGGCGGCCTGCGGCTCGGCGGCTGA
- a CDS encoding ROK family transcriptional regulator, protein MADQTFARYVNERRILTQLRLQGAMPRAELARRLSLTPATITNLVDNLIAGALVVEQRAVRDDGARRDVGRPGVAIALNPGGGCFLGAEIGVGVVRFALVDLALGVVDTHTAALASTVTPAAAAGIIAGHVRDLERRDRLGAGLRSVGITVPGLVRADGFVVHLPILGWKEQNLKALAETALGLPVFVENNANAAAFGEVYTQPGLQADTIIYLKLGTGCGGAAIVNGRLLRGASGTGSEFGHMRIHGAGIRCSCGQRGCLETFVNIAALDRAYRPGQAFGVDGLSALPATVAAAASAGDRSAGAAMDAIAGDLALGLVSLVNIFNPSTIVLGGSMRPVLAARLAAIGDTVGAGILPGMLRPAIRLSTLGAMECAVGAATIAHHQALDVSNIEIGT, encoded by the coding sequence ATGGCCGACCAGACCTTCGCCCGCTACGTCAATGAACGGCGCATCCTCACGCAGCTGCGCCTGCAGGGGGCGATGCCGCGCGCCGAACTCGCCCGCCGCCTGTCGCTGACGCCGGCCACGATCACCAACCTCGTCGACAACCTCATCGCCGGCGCCCTCGTCGTCGAGCAGCGCGCCGTGCGGGACGACGGCGCACGGCGCGACGTCGGCCGGCCCGGCGTCGCCATCGCGCTCAATCCGGGCGGGGGCTGCTTCCTCGGCGCCGAGATCGGCGTCGGCGTGGTGCGATTCGCGCTGGTCGACCTTGCCCTCGGCGTGGTGGACACGCACACCGCCGCTCTCGCCAGCACCGTGACCCCTGCTGCCGCCGCCGGGATCATCGCCGGCCATGTCCGCGATCTCGAACGGCGCGATCGCCTGGGGGCGGGCCTGCGCTCGGTCGGCATCACCGTGCCCGGCCTGGTGCGCGCGGACGGCTTCGTCGTGCATCTGCCCATCCTGGGCTGGAAGGAGCAGAACCTGAAGGCGCTGGCCGAGACGGCGCTGGGCCTGCCGGTCTTCGTCGAGAACAACGCCAATGCCGCCGCCTTCGGCGAGGTCTACACCCAGCCCGGACTGCAGGCCGACACCATCATCTACCTCAAGCTCGGGACCGGCTGCGGCGGCGCCGCCATCGTCAACGGCCGGCTGCTCCGGGGCGCCAGCGGCACCGGCAGCGAGTTCGGCCATATGCGCATCCACGGCGCCGGCATCCGCTGCTCCTGCGGGCAGCGGGGGTGCCTGGAAACCTTCGTCAACATCGCCGCGCTCGACCGGGCCTACAGGCCGGGCCAGGCCTTCGGCGTCGACGGCCTGTCCGCCCTGCCGGCGACGGTGGCCGCGGCTGCATCGGCGGGAGACCGCAGCGCCGGCGCGGCGATGGACGCGATCGCCGGCGATCTCGCCTTGGGCCTCGTCTCGCTGGTCAACATCTTCAACCCCAGCACGATCGTGCTCGGCGGCTCGATGCGGCCGGTGCTCGCCGCCCGGCTCGCCGCCATCGGCGACACGGTCGGCGCCGGCATCCTGCCCGGCATGCTCCGGCCGGCGATCCGCCTGTCGACGCTCGGCGCGATGGAATGCGCGGTCGGCGCCGCCACCATCGCCCATCACCAGGCGCTGGACGTCTCGAACATCGAGATCGGCACATAG
- a CDS encoding YeiH family protein — MSGMSGMSGRLRDIVPGLGLCIVVTALAMAAQLVEARIFGKAWLEALVLAILIGALIRTFASPAARFSHGITFGAKTLLEVAVVLLGASVSAAAIADAGPALILGIFGVVATSILFSFGIGRGLGLPYRMALLVACGNSICGNSAIAAAAPVIGADGKDVAASIAFTAVLGVAAVIGLPLLVPALGLSAGQYGVLAGLTVYAVPQVLAATAPVAALSVQIGTLVKLTRVLMLGPVILVLALIGEGQRKLAHAADAAAGSVRARPSLGQIVPWFIVGFLVMMALRSFGLLPQASLEPIASAANTLTILSMAALGLTVDIRAVAKAGPRVTSTVILSLLGLGAISYALILVLKVA; from the coding sequence ATGAGTGGTATGAGCGGCATGAGCGGCAGGCTTCGCGACATCGTCCCCGGCTTGGGCCTGTGCATCGTCGTCACCGCCCTGGCGATGGCGGCCCAGCTCGTCGAGGCCCGTATCTTCGGCAAGGCGTGGCTGGAGGCGCTGGTGCTCGCCATCCTCATCGGCGCGCTGATCCGCACCTTCGCCAGCCCGGCGGCCCGCTTCAGCCACGGCATCACCTTCGGGGCCAAGACGCTGCTGGAGGTCGCCGTCGTCCTCCTCGGCGCCTCCGTCAGCGCCGCGGCCATCGCCGATGCCGGCCCGGCCCTGATCCTCGGCATCTTCGGCGTGGTGGCGACCTCGATCCTGTTCAGCTTCGGCATCGGCCGCGGCCTCGGCCTGCCCTATCGCATGGCGCTCCTCGTCGCCTGCGGCAACTCGATCTGCGGCAACTCCGCCATCGCCGCCGCCGCGCCGGTGATCGGCGCCGACGGCAAGGACGTGGCGGCCTCGATCGCCTTCACCGCCGTCCTCGGCGTCGCCGCGGTGATCGGCCTGCCGCTGCTGGTGCCGGCGCTCGGCCTGTCGGCGGGACAATATGGCGTGCTCGCCGGCCTCACGGTCTATGCCGTGCCCCAGGTCCTCGCCGCCACCGCGCCGGTCGCCGCCCTCAGCGTGCAGATCGGCACGCTCGTCAAGCTCACCCGCGTGCTCATGCTCGGCCCGGTCATCCTCGTGCTCGCCCTCATCGGCGAGGGCCAGCGCAAGCTGGCGCATGCGGCCGACGCGGCGGCCGGCAGCGTGCGCGCCCGCCCCTCCCTCGGGCAGATCGTGCCCTGGTTCATCGTCGGCTTCCTGGTGATGATGGCGCTGCGCTCCTTCGGCCTGCTGCCGCAGGCCTCGCTGGAGCCGATCGCCTCCGCCGCCAACACCCTCACCATCCTCTCGATGGCGGCCCTCGGCCTCACAGTCGACATCCGCGCCGTCGCCAAGGCCGGCCCGCGCGTCACCTCGACGGTGATCCTCTCCTTGCTGGGCCTCGGCGCCATCAGCTACGCGCTGATCCTCGTGCTGAAAGTGGCCTAG
- a CDS encoding LysR family transcriptional regulator → MTLEQLRIFVTVAEHEHLTRAAGMLHLTPSAVSSAVRVLEERYGATLFHRVGRRIELTDAAREFLPAARATLASAKAAELALSELGAGLRGSLTVQASQTIASYWVVPFLARYHDVHPAIDLRLEIGNTQSVAQAVLEGEADIGFIEGAIDEPALSSRVVAHDRLIVVVAPGHAWADGREIRAYDIATARWIMREAGSGTRSAFESALTARGVDAAALNVALVLPSNEAVRSAVRAGPYATVMSELVAGPDLQAGRLVRVGFDMPPRAFRLLRHKERYRTKASIMLEMAITQEGG, encoded by the coding sequence ATGACCCTCGAACAGCTGCGCATCTTCGTCACCGTCGCCGAGCATGAACACCTCACCCGGGCCGCCGGCATGCTGCATCTGACGCCCTCGGCCGTGAGTTCGGCGGTCCGGGTGCTGGAGGAGCGCTACGGTGCGACCTTGTTCCACCGCGTAGGCCGGCGCATCGAGCTGACCGATGCCGCCCGCGAGTTCCTTCCGGCGGCGCGCGCCACCCTGGCTTCGGCCAAGGCGGCGGAACTGGCGCTGTCGGAGCTCGGCGCCGGCCTGCGTGGCTCGCTCACGGTGCAGGCGAGCCAGACCATCGCGAGCTATTGGGTGGTGCCGTTCCTGGCGCGCTATCACGACGTCCATCCGGCCATCGACCTCAGGCTGGAGATCGGCAACACCCAGAGCGTGGCGCAGGCGGTGCTGGAGGGGGAGGCCGATATCGGCTTCATCGAGGGCGCCATCGACGAGCCGGCGCTGTCGTCGCGGGTGGTGGCGCATGACCGGCTGATCGTGGTGGTGGCGCCCGGCCATGCCTGGGCCGACGGCCGCGAGATCCGCGCCTACGACATCGCCACGGCGCGCTGGATCATGCGCGAGGCGGGCTCCGGCACGCGCTCCGCCTTCGAGAGCGCGCTCACGGCGCGCGGCGTCGACGCCGCCGCCCTCAACGTCGCGCTGGTGCTGCCCTCGAACGAGGCGGTGCGCTCGGCGGTGCGCGCCGGGCCCTACGCCACCGTGATGTCGGAGCTCGTCGCCGGGCCGGACCTGCAGGCGGGCCGCCTCGTCCGCGTCGGCTTCGACATGCCGCCGCGCGCCTTCCGCCTGCTGCGCCACAAGGAACGCTACCGCACGAAGGCCTCGATCATGCTTGAGATGGCGATCACGCAGGAGGGCGGGTGA
- the crcB gene encoding fluoride efflux transporter CrcB, which produces MPGSLLTTFWIALGGALGTVARYWVGMWMAPYSQSMPWGTIVINIAGSFAITFFGTLTVISGRHPLPETWRLFFMVGICGGFTTFSSFSLQTLDLLRQGAPERALANVAMSVLLCLASATLGYAAARHLNGGIGQIAQTRVEEDVS; this is translated from the coding sequence ATGCCCGGCTCCCTGTTGACCACATTCTGGATCGCGCTCGGCGGCGCGCTCGGCACCGTCGCCCGCTACTGGGTCGGCATGTGGATGGCGCCCTACAGCCAGTCCATGCCGTGGGGAACCATCGTCATCAACATTGCCGGCTCCTTCGCCATCACCTTCTTCGGCACCCTGACGGTGATCAGCGGGCGTCATCCGCTGCCGGAGACCTGGCGGCTCTTCTTCATGGTCGGCATCTGCGGCGGCTTCACCACCTTCTCCTCCTTCAGCCTGCAGACGCTCGACCTGCTGCGCCAGGGCGCGCCGGAGCGGGCGCTCGCCAACGTCGCCATGTCCGTGCTGCTCTGCCTCGCCTCGGCGACGCTGGGCTACGCGGCGGCCCGGCACCTCAATGGCGGCATCGGGCAGATCGCCCAGACGCGGGTGGAAGAAGACGTGTCGTGA
- a CDS encoding F0F1 ATP synthase subunit delta, producing the protein MAGVEPIVSGMAGRYALALFELASESDAIDAVIADLGRFTGLVEESPDLQRLVRSPVFSSEEQTRAIIAILDRAGIGGLAANFLKLAAHNRRLFAVGEMIRAFNALAAKARGLVSAEVTVAQLLSDENLDVLKNSLKTATGKDVTLNVKVDPGLIGGLIVKIGSRMIDASLKTKLQSIKIAMKEVG; encoded by the coding sequence GTGGCAGGGGTAGAACCGATCGTATCCGGCATGGCAGGCCGCTATGCCCTGGCCTTGTTCGAGCTCGCCAGCGAGTCCGACGCCATCGATGCCGTCATCGCCGATCTCGGCCGCTTCACCGGGCTCGTCGAGGAGAGTCCGGATCTCCAGCGCCTCGTCCGCAGCCCGGTGTTCTCCTCCGAGGAGCAGACCAGAGCGATCATCGCCATCCTCGACCGCGCCGGCATCGGCGGGCTCGCTGCCAATTTCCTCAAGCTCGCCGCCCATAACCGCCGCCTGTTCGCGGTGGGCGAGATGATTCGGGCCTTCAACGCCCTGGCCGCCAAGGCCCGCGGCCTGGTGAGCGCCGAGGTCACGGTCGCCCAGCTGCTCTCCGACGAAAATCTCGACGTCCTCAAGAACTCGCTGAAGACGGCGACCGGCAAGGACGTCACCCTCAATGTGAAGGTCGATCCGGGCCTGATCGGCGGGCTGATCGTGAAGATCGGCAGCCGCATGATCGACGCCTCGCTGAAGACCAAACTCCAATCGATCAAGATCGCCATGAAAGAGGTCGGCTGA